Proteins from one Primulina huaijiensis isolate GDHJ02 chromosome 18, ASM1229523v2, whole genome shotgun sequence genomic window:
- the LOC140964839 gene encoding uncharacterized protein, translating to MGGGSSGPRLSGMQKQVLALYRGFLRAARTKSPEVRSKIESIVSAEFRYNSSQIDRKNFLYIEYLLRRGKKQLDQLNSPDTVGLSSLNVKVPQV from the coding sequence ATGGGAGGAGGTTCCAGCGGGCCAAGGCTTTCAGGGATGCAGAAGCAAGTGCTTGCTTTATATCGAGGATTCTTGCGTGCAGCACGCACCAAATCTCCTGAAGTAAGAAGCAAAATCGAGTCAATAGTTTCAGCTGAGTTTCGCTACAATTCCTCTCAAATTGATCGCAAGAATTTTCTTTATATTGAGTACTTGCTTCGTCGAGGCAAAAAACAACTAGATCAGTTAAATAGCCCTGATACAGTTGGACTGTCATCCTTAAATGTTAAGGTTCCTCAAGTCTAA
- the LOC140963836 gene encoding eukaryotic translation initiation factor 3 subunit I-like: MRPILMKGHERPLTFLKYNREGDLLFSCAKDHNPTVWFADNGERLGTYRGHNGAVWSCDVSRDSTRLVTGSADQTAKLWDIQSGTPFFTFNFDSPARSVDFAVGDKLAVITTDPFMGLPSAIHIKQIARDPDDQTGESILILKGPTGRINRAVWGPLNKTVVSAGEDSVIRIWDSETGKLLEESDKLDGHKRAITSLSKSADSSHFLTGSLDKSAKLWDTRTLTLIKTYVTERPVNAVTMSPILDHVVLGGGQDASAVTTTDHRAGKFEAKFYHKILQEEIGGVKGHFGPINALAFNPDGKSFSSGGEDGYVRLHHFDPDYFSIKI; the protein is encoded by the exons ATGAGGCCGATTCTGATGAAAGGACACGAGAGGCCTCTAACATTTCTGAAGTACAACAGGGAGGGGGATTTGCTCTTCTCATGCGCCAAAGATCACAATCCCACTGTGTGGTTTGCTGATAATGGGGAGCGCCTCGGCACTTATCGTGGCCATAATGGGGCTGTTTGGTCCTGTGATGTATCCA GGGATTCAACCAGGCTTGTCACTGGAAGTGCAGATCAGACTGCAAAGCTATGGGATATCCAATCAGGAACTCcatttttcacattcaattttgaTTCACCCGCTAGGTCAGTTGATTTTGCAGTTGGTGATAAGCTTGCAGTTATAACGACCGATCCTTTCATGGGATTGCCATCTGCTATTCACATCAAACAAATTGCAAGAGACCCTGATGATC AAACTGGCGAATCCATTCTCATTCTCAAGGGACCCACGGGAAGAATTAACAGAGCAGTTTGGGGACCTCTGAACAAGACTGTCGTTAGTGCTGGCGAAGATTCAGTAATACGGATTTGGGATTCTGAG ACAGGGAAATTACTAGAGGAGTCTGACAAGTTGGATGGCCACAAAAGAGCTATTACATCCCTTTCAAAATCTGCTGATAGCTCACATTTCCTGACCGGTTCTCTGGACAAATCAGCGAAG CTTTGGGATACGAGGACTCTGACGCTCATCAAGACCTATGTGACTGAGCGACCAGTCAACGCAGTTACGATGTCTCCAATTCTTGATCAT GTTGTCCTTGGAGGTGGTCAGGATGCATCTGCTGTCACCACCACTGATCATCGTGCTGGAAAATTTGAGGCCAAGTTTTATCACAAG ATCCTTCAAGAGGAAATCGGAGGTGTAAAAGGTCACTTTGGACCAATAAATGCACTGGCTTTTAATCCAGATGGGAAAAG TTTCTCAAGTGGAGGTGAAGATGGATATGTGAGATTGCACCATTTTGATCCAGATTATTTTAGCATCAAAATTTAG
- the LOC140964002 gene encoding SCY1-like protein 2 B, translating into MGWVGYFVGGNKRGRGSYLGRCYFLRCLLADVRAGELYFFSCKRNYFLGWVLPPLCAELRNFVMQPIILPMVLTIAESQDKSDFEISSLPALIPVLNTASGETLLQLVKHTELISHKASQEHLISHILPMLVRAYDDTDARLQEEVLKKTIVLAKLDVQVMVKQVVLPLVHGLALKTTVAAVRVNALLCFSDMVHIVDKKSVLDVLQAIQQCIAVDHSSPTLMCTLGVGNSILKQFGIEFVVEYVLPLLIPLLITQQLNVQQFAKYMLFVKDELRKIEEKRGVTLTDAGVSEVRTLPASEGHPSGQMNKSASNVPSIG; encoded by the exons ATGGGCTGGGTTGGTTATTTTGTGGGTGGGAATAAAAGGGGGCGAGGTAGTTATTTGGGTAGGTGTTATTTTCTCCGTTGTTTGCTAGCGGATGTTAGGGCAGGAGAATTGTATTTTTTCTCTTGTAAAAGGAATTATTTCCTTGGCTGG gTTCTCCCTCCACTTTGTGCAGAACTTCGGAACTTTGTTATGCAGCCAATTATTCTGCCAATGGTTCTTACAATAGCAGAGTCTCAG GATAAAAGTGATTTTGAGATTTCGAGCCTACCAGCTCTTATTCCAGTCTTGAATACAGCCTCAGGTGAGACATTATTGCAACTCGTGAAGCATACTGAGCTTATTAGCCACAAg GCTAGCCAGGAGCACCTTATTTCACACATATTGCCCATGCTTGTTAGAGCTTATGATGATACTGATGCCCGCTTGCAAGAGGAAGTACTCAAAAAGACTATCGTACTTGCAAAACTGGATGTTCAGGTA ATGGTCAAGCAGGTTGTCTTGCCTCTTGTTCATGGCTTGGCACTTAAAACAACTGTTGCTGCG GTGAGAGTGAATGCTTTGTTATGCTTTAGCGACATGGTTCACATAGTGGATAAGAAATCTGTTTTAGATGTCTTGCAAGCTATCCAGCAGTGTATTGCTGTTGATCATTCTTCTCCTACACTGATGTGTACTCTCGGGGTTGGAAACTCCATTTTGAAGCAG TTTGGCATTGAATTCGTGGTTGAGTATGTTCTTCCATTGCTCATACCTCTTCTCATTACTCAGCAACTAAATGTTCAGCAGTTCGCAAAGTATATGCTTTTTGTGAAGGATGAACTGAG aaaaattgaagaaaagagaGGAGTAACTTTGACGGATGCTGGAGTTTCAGAAGTAAGAACATTGCCAGCATCTGAGGGGCATCCATCAGGACAAATGAATAAATCTGCTTCCAATGTCCCATCTATCGGATGA